The proteins below come from a single Phorcysia thermohydrogeniphila genomic window:
- the ruvB gene encoding Holliday junction branch migration DNA helicase RuvB, translating into MIERPESLDQFIGQEKVKKVLKVAIESAKKRGEPLDHVLFYGPPGTGKTTLSMIIAKELGKEIKIVSAPTIERKGDLIALITSLNEGDVLFIDEIHRLNRSLEESIYSAMEDFRIDIVTGSGSKRALSIELPRFTLIGATTRLNLLTPPFRSRFGLICRLELYTASELARIAKKNAEKLGIVLSEGALKILARSSRGTPRILNQLLKRFRDYATVHGWEKIGEDRAKKVLDELGIDSYGLDQMDRKILKTIAEVFKGGPVGLNTLAMVLKEDVETIANVHEPYLIEMGFIVRTPRGRKITPEGLRAIGYLPSPSLL; encoded by the coding sequence TTGATAGAAAGGCCGGAAAGTCTTGACCAGTTCATAGGTCAGGAGAAAGTAAAAAAAGTACTGAAGGTGGCGATTGAGTCGGCGAAGAAGAGGGGAGAGCCCCTTGACCACGTCCTCTTTTACGGTCCTCCGGGAACGGGGAAAACGACTCTCTCTATGATAATAGCTAAGGAACTCGGAAAAGAAATCAAGATAGTTTCTGCTCCAACTATAGAAAGGAAAGGGGATTTAATAGCTCTCATTACTTCCTTAAACGAGGGGGACGTTCTATTCATAGATGAGATTCACAGGCTCAACAGAAGCTTGGAAGAGAGCATCTACTCGGCTATGGAAGACTTTAGGATAGACATCGTTACGGGTTCTGGGAGTAAAAGAGCTCTCTCAATAGAGCTCCCCCGTTTTACCCTTATAGGCGCAACAACCCGGCTTAACCTTTTAACTCCTCCTTTTCGCTCCCGGTTTGGACTCATCTGTAGGCTGGAGCTCTATACTGCCTCAGAACTTGCAAGGATAGCCAAGAAAAATGCTGAAAAACTTGGAATTGTTTTGAGTGAGGGAGCTCTCAAAATTTTAGCCCGCTCAAGTAGGGGAACTCCGAGGATATTAAACCAGCTCCTCAAACGCTTTAGGGATTACGCTACAGTTCATGGCTGGGAAAAAATCGGCGAGGATAGAGCCAAGAAGGTCCTTGATGAGCTTGGTATTGACTCCTATGGCCTTGATCAGATGGACAGGAAGATACTAAAAACTATAGCTGAAGTCTTTAAAGGGGGGCCAGTAGGTCTAAACACCTTAGCTATGGTTTTAAAGGAGGACGTTGAAACCATCGCTAACGTCCACGAGCCCTACCTCATTGAAATGGGGTTCATAGTTAGAACTCCAAGGGGCAGAAAGATAACCCCTGAGGGACTTCGTGCTATAGGTTACCTTCCTTCGCCGAGTTTGCTTTAA
- the ruvA gene encoding Holliday junction branch migration protein RuvA → MVDLVRGTVVYKYPDSISVLCGSFALRVFVPLRVLTEVKEGDTVELFTKLILPPEGTPTLYGFKTLGERSLFETLLKIPKVGAKVAMSIISHFSKEELEAIVSAGDVKALSSVPGLGKKLSERIILELRGKLERSVEVPEELMEVLLSLGYSKKEIVVKLKGVNLSGLTLEEAVKLAVQKLSGRET, encoded by the coding sequence ATGGTTGACCTTGTAAGAGGAACGGTTGTCTACAAGTATCCCGATAGTATCTCTGTTCTGTGTGGCTCTTTCGCTCTAAGGGTTTTTGTCCCCCTTAGGGTTCTTACGGAGGTAAAAGAGGGGGATACTGTAGAGCTCTTTACAAAGCTCATCCTGCCTCCTGAAGGGACACCAACCCTTTACGGATTTAAGACCTTAGGGGAGCGTTCTCTTTTTGAGACCCTCTTAAAAATCCCGAAAGTGGGTGCGAAGGTGGCTATGAGCATAATCTCCCACTTTTCAAAGGAAGAGCTTGAGGCGATAGTTTCGGCCGGTGACGTAAAAGCCCTCTCTTCTGTTCCGGGACTTGGTAAAAAGCTCTCAGAGAGGATAATACTTGAATTAAGAGGGAAACTTGAAAGGAGTGTGGAAGTACCGGAAGAGCTAATGGAAGTTCTCCTTTCATTGGGTTATTCTAAGAAAGAGATTGTAGTTAAACTAAAAGGTGTAAACCTTAGTGGCTTAACCCTTGAAGAGGCTGTTAAGCTGGCCGTTCAGAAACTCTCTGGGAGAGAAACTTGA
- the gspM gene encoding type II secretion system protein GspM produces the protein MLERLKETFVDYLSGLNERDRLIVLIGTPVAIFLAFVTFVFSPISSLEREYLKRSQKLKERVEKLRPKALEFVSLKSEVEPALRRVRRGKNLNVADYVKKRAQTYSIEVKNVKVSVGRVQEGIEVKTVTVSFSEVSLNKLGRFIRSLESSPYYFKSTSLEISDMDENGLVSGKVTFNFMRSEEG, from the coding sequence GTGCTTGAAAGGTTGAAAGAAACCTTTGTAGATTACCTTTCCGGACTTAATGAAAGAGATAGGTTAATCGTCCTTATTGGAACTCCTGTTGCTATCTTCCTTGCATTTGTAACTTTTGTCTTTTCCCCAATTAGTTCACTTGAAAGAGAGTACTTAAAAAGGTCTCAGAAGTTAAAAGAGAGGGTAGAAAAGCTAAGGCCTAAGGCTCTGGAGTTTGTCTCCCTTAAATCGGAGGTTGAACCTGCCCTGCGGAGAGTTAGGAGAGGGAAGAACTTGAACGTGGCTGACTACGTGAAAAAGAGGGCTCAAACGTACTCTATTGAGGTTAAGAACGTAAAGGTTTCTGTAGGCAGGGTTCAGGAAGGAATTGAGGTTAAAACTGTAACCGTGAGTTTCTCAGAAGTTTCCCTTAACAAGCTCGGTAGGTTCATAAGGAGCTTGGAGAGCTCTCCCTACTACTTCAAGTCAACTTCCCTTGAAATCTCTGATATGGATGAGAACGGTCTCGTTTCTGGAAAGGTTACCTTCAACTTTATGAGGAGCGAGGAAGGATGA
- the gspK gene encoding type II secretion system minor pseudopilin GspK, with protein sequence MRKRFLSSSGSRKGFVLFLVLVMVSVTASFLFSLYYVSTLNFKKAESFRDYTVAYHAAVSAVKLALYFLRNDNNGFDGIGDDWASPFYYNYRGISVSIRIEDECGKINVNNLKDNRWYGIAQRLFEKLELNVDLADALRDWIDGDDEVFGNGAESFYYEGLGYRPSNVPMKSIYELFYVKGVDDRVFKKLRNYLTVYGGKVNVNSAPKEVLLALSPQMGEDAVDSIIENRPIKDLTKLKELPGFDEELYFEIKPLITVRCNYFRIEATAHSGDTTATVEAYANRYKVLEWKVVQ encoded by the coding sequence ATGAGGAAAAGATTCTTGAGTTCTTCAGGGAGTAGGAAGGGGTTTGTCCTCTTCCTTGTCCTTGTTATGGTTTCTGTTACCGCCTCTTTTCTCTTTTCCCTTTACTACGTTTCAACGCTAAACTTTAAAAAGGCTGAAAGTTTCAGGGACTATACCGTTGCTTACCACGCCGCCGTTTCTGCTGTGAAGCTTGCCCTCTACTTCTTGAGAAACGACAACAACGGCTTTGACGGTATCGGTGACGATTGGGCTTCCCCTTTTTACTACAACTACCGGGGAATTTCTGTTTCCATTAGAATAGAGGACGAGTGTGGCAAGATTAACGTTAACAATCTGAAGGATAACCGCTGGTACGGTATAGCTCAAAGGCTCTTTGAAAAACTGGAGCTTAATGTAGACTTGGCTGATGCTCTTAGGGACTGGATTGATGGCGATGATGAAGTCTTTGGGAACGGTGCAGAAAGTTTCTACTACGAGGGGCTTGGGTACCGGCCTTCAAATGTTCCTATGAAGAGTATCTATGAGCTATTTTACGTAAAGGGGGTTGATGACAGGGTTTTTAAGAAGCTGAGGAACTACCTTACGGTCTATGGCGGGAAAGTTAACGTGAACTCCGCTCCAAAAGAGGTTCTCTTAGCCCTTTCTCCTCAAATGGGCGAGGACGCTGTGGATAGTATAATTGAGAACCGTCCTATAAAAGATTTAACAAAACTAAAGGAGCTCCCCGGTTTTGATGAGGAGCTCTACTTTGAAATAAAGCCTCTAATAACGGTGAGGTGCAATTACTTCCGGATAGAGGCTACAGCACATAGCGGCGATACCACGGCTACAGTTGAGGCCTACGCGAATAGGTATAAAGTCCTTGAGTGGAAGGTAGTTCAATGA
- the mtnA gene encoding S-methyl-5-thioribose-1-phosphate isomerase — protein MARIKDIRPLKWTGDSLLLLDQRKLPLKEEWIECKDYECVARAIEEMVVRGAPAIGVVAAYGVVLGAKEVAGETKNFLDFKAKLELIINRLAATRPTAVNLFWALKKMKRIVEAGRTIEDIVAALETEAVNIEQQDVETNKKIGQYGAELLSSREVILTHCNTGALATAGYGTALGVIRAAVEAGKEITVYVDETRPYLQGARLTAWELQQEGIPYYLITDNMAGWLMASGEITCVIVGADRIALNGDTANKIGTYALSVLAKEHGIPFYVAAPTSTFDLSIRSGKEIPIEERAPEEVLFCHCRDCRIAPYGAKVKNPAFDVTPHENITAIITEKGVINSPNEEKILEFFRE, from the coding sequence ATGGCGAGAATAAAGGATATACGTCCTCTAAAGTGGACAGGAGATTCCCTCCTACTCCTTGACCAGAGGAAGCTTCCTCTAAAGGAAGAGTGGATTGAGTGTAAGGACTACGAGTGTGTTGCACGGGCAATAGAGGAGATGGTCGTTAGGGGAGCTCCCGCTATAGGCGTTGTTGCTGCTTACGGAGTTGTTCTTGGCGCAAAGGAGGTAGCGGGAGAAACCAAGAACTTTTTGGACTTTAAAGCTAAGCTTGAACTGATAATCAACAGGCTCGCTGCAACCCGTCCAACGGCAGTTAACCTCTTCTGGGCTTTAAAGAAAATGAAGAGGATAGTTGAGGCGGGAAGGACTATTGAGGACATCGTTGCGGCCCTTGAAACAGAAGCTGTGAACATTGAACAGCAGGACGTTGAAACAAACAAGAAAATAGGCCAGTACGGAGCGGAGCTCCTTTCTTCCCGCGAAGTCATCCTTACCCACTGTAACACGGGAGCTCTCGCAACTGCCGGCTACGGAACGGCTCTCGGCGTTATCAGGGCCGCCGTTGAGGCGGGTAAAGAGATAACAGTTTACGTTGATGAGACCCGTCCTTACCTTCAGGGGGCAAGGCTTACAGCTTGGGAATTACAGCAGGAAGGAATTCCCTACTACCTCATAACCGACAACATGGCAGGCTGGCTCATGGCCTCTGGAGAGATTACCTGTGTAATAGTCGGAGCGGACAGGATTGCCCTAAACGGCGACACGGCCAACAAGATAGGAACTTATGCCCTTTCAGTCCTTGCAAAGGAGCACGGCATTCCTTTCTACGTTGCTGCTCCCACCTCAACCTTTGACCTCTCAATAAGGAGCGGTAAGGAGATTCCCATAGAGGAGAGAGCTCCAGAGGAGGTTCTCTTCTGCCACTGTCGTGACTGCCGCATAGCTCCTTACGGGGCTAAGGTTAAAAATCCCGCCTTTGACGTTACGCCACACGAGAACATAACGGCGATAATTACCGAAAAGGGTGTTATAAATTCGCCTAATGAGGAAAAGATTCTTGAGTTCTTCAGGGAGTAG
- a CDS encoding universal stress protein, translating into MPLFKKVLYPTDFSELAETAKDYALKLREAGAEEVVLLHVISPLEFSLPQFDDPFALDVALLYSHLPEVEREVLKRHQEMLDILAGDFEKAGFNVKKVLTVGTPSDEIVRVAEEEGVNVIVIGYHGKGLMERILEIGSTAKAVIKKAECPVLVVKRR; encoded by the coding sequence ATGCCACTTTTTAAGAAAGTCCTCTACCCGACCGATTTTTCTGAACTTGCAGAAACTGCAAAGGATTACGCCTTAAAGCTAAGGGAGGCCGGAGCAGAGGAGGTTGTTCTCCTCCACGTTATATCTCCACTTGAGTTTAGCCTTCCCCAGTTTGACGACCCCTTTGCCCTTGACGTTGCTCTTCTCTACTCCCACCTGCCCGAAGTTGAAAGGGAAGTTCTAAAGCGCCACCAAGAGATGCTTGACATCCTTGCAGGGGACTTTGAGAAGGCAGGTTTTAATGTAAAGAAGGTTCTCACCGTAGGAACTCCCTCAGACGAGATAGTCAGGGTGGCAGAGGAGGAAGGGGTTAACGTTATAGTTATCGGTTACCACGGTAAAGGACTTATGGAGAGAATCCTTGAGATTGGAAGCACGGCCAAGGCAGTCATAAAAAAGGCCGAGTGTCCTGTCTTAGTCGTTAAGAGGAGGTAG
- the mazG gene encoding nucleoside triphosphate pyrophosphohydrolase, translated as MKKYSFDDLVKIMEKLRSPQGCPWDRKQTHESLVPYLIEETYEVVDAIRKKDFEGLKEELGDLLLQIVFHSQIAKEEGKFDVSDVVDAIAKKLVFRHPHVFGDREDIKTADDVLKEWDKFKEKEGKKKESLLDGIPESLPSWERAYKLQKRAAKVGFDWNSFDGIKEKMKEEIEELSEALKEGDREKLEEEAGDLLFMAINLVRFLGINPELALSKANEKFEKRFRYMEKRAKEMGKKLEDMSVDEMELLWQEAKEKML; from the coding sequence ATGAAAAAGTACTCTTTTGATGATTTGGTGAAAATAATGGAAAAGTTAAGGTCTCCCCAAGGGTGTCCTTGGGACAGAAAACAGACCCACGAGTCCCTTGTTCCTTACCTTATAGAGGAAACCTATGAAGTCGTTGACGCCATAAGGAAGAAGGACTTTGAGGGTCTGAAAGAAGAGCTTGGAGACCTTCTGCTTCAGATAGTCTTTCACTCCCAGATAGCAAAGGAAGAGGGAAAGTTTGATGTAAGCGATGTTGTTGACGCCATTGCTAAAAAACTTGTCTTCCGTCATCCCCACGTTTTTGGAGACAGGGAGGACATAAAAACTGCCGATGATGTTTTAAAGGAGTGGGACAAGTTTAAGGAGAAGGAAGGGAAGAAGAAGGAGTCTCTCCTTGACGGGATTCCAGAGTCTTTACCCTCTTGGGAGAGGGCCTACAAGTTACAGAAGAGGGCGGCAAAGGTAGGTTTTGACTGGAATAGCTTTGATGGAATAAAGGAGAAGATGAAGGAGGAGATTGAGGAGCTCTCAGAGGCACTAAAAGAAGGGGATAGGGAAAAATTGGAGGAAGAGGCCGGAGACCTCCTCTTTATGGCCATTAACTTGGTTAGGTTCTTGGGTATCAATCCAGAGTTAGCCCTTTCTAAGGCGAACGAGAAGTTTGAGAAGAGGTTTAGGTATATGGAGAAAAGGGCTAAGGAGATGGGAAAGAAGCTTGAGGATATGTCTGTTGACGAGATGGAGCTCCTTTGGCAGGAGGCAAAAGAAAAAATGCTATGA
- a CDS encoding HEPN domain-containing protein, whose protein sequence is MERESLKKAEERLKVAWMALENDYLNSALSNCYQAFFYFMQGVVGTDAIGVKSYPELLSLFIKKLYRRGIFRPEQLQKLTVFAEELYAVVKGLEYYGIAFSKSHASKVEEYVSRVKSLILSYESKRI, encoded by the coding sequence ATGGAAAGGGAAAGTCTAAAAAAGGCTGAAGAAAGGTTAAAAGTAGCTTGGATGGCCTTGGAAAACGACTACTTGAACTCTGCCCTCTCAAACTGTTATCAGGCCTTTTTCTACTTTATGCAGGGAGTAGTTGGCACAGACGCAATTGGTGTGAAGAGCTACCCGGAGCTCCTTTCTCTCTTTATAAAGAAGCTCTACAGAAGGGGAATTTTTAGACCTGAACAGCTTCAAAAACTGACAGTTTTTGCAGAAGAGCTCTACGCGGTTGTTAAGGGACTTGAGTACTACGGGATAGCCTTTTCAAAAAGCCACGCCTCAAAGGTGGAGGAGTACGTTTCAAGGGTGAAGAGCCTAATACTCAGCTACGAGTCAAAGCGAATCTAA
- the cysS gene encoding cysteine--tRNA ligase: MGIKVFNTLTEKKEEFVPLEGKTVRMYVCGPTVYDHAHIGHARSAVVFDVIRRWLEYRGYEVIYVRNYTDIDDKIIKRSREEGIPWYEVAQKYIDSYEEDMRALNVKEPTYKPRVTEHIPEIIEVIKGLIEKGYAYEANGDVYFSVEKFPGYGKLSKRKLEELIAGARIEPGEGKKNPLDFALWKKSKEGEPGWESPWGIGRPGWHIECSAMSMKYLGETMDIHGGGLDLIFPHHENEIAQSESYTGKPFVRYWIHNGFVMVNKEKMSKSLGNFFTVKEILEKFSPDVLRLFLLSTHYRSPIDFSTERLEEAERSLKRLLNFLDSKEVIRSLPEKGEEEDVIDVESYRKKFEEAMDDDFNTAKAFGVLFELVKEANQLKDRYLREGRIPKATKTSLVEAVELVENMLKLLGLKLEREKEEGIEDELIKLLIEVRGELRKRKIFDLADRIRDRLKELGITLEDLPTGTVYKKG; encoded by the coding sequence ATGGGAATAAAGGTCTTCAATACGCTAACCGAGAAGAAAGAGGAGTTCGTTCCCCTTGAGGGTAAAACCGTCAGGATGTACGTCTGTGGCCCAACAGTTTACGACCACGCCCACATAGGTCACGCAAGGAGTGCAGTCGTCTTTGACGTTATTAGAAGGTGGCTTGAGTACAGGGGTTACGAGGTCATATACGTTCGCAACTACACAGACATAGACGACAAAATCATAAAGAGGTCAAGGGAAGAGGGAATACCTTGGTACGAGGTAGCCCAGAAGTACATAGACTCCTACGAAGAGGATATGAGGGCTCTCAACGTCAAAGAGCCAACCTACAAGCCGAGGGTTACAGAGCACATACCGGAGATAATAGAGGTAATAAAAGGGCTCATTGAGAAAGGTTACGCCTACGAAGCAAACGGAGACGTCTACTTCTCCGTAGAAAAGTTCCCCGGTTACGGAAAGCTCTCTAAGAGGAAGTTAGAAGAGCTCATAGCCGGAGCTCGGATAGAGCCGGGAGAGGGTAAAAAGAACCCCCTTGACTTTGCCCTCTGGAAAAAATCAAAGGAAGGCGAACCGGGATGGGAATCCCCTTGGGGAATCGGCAGGCCCGGCTGGCATATAGAGTGTTCTGCAATGTCAATGAAGTATCTCGGCGAAACGATGGACATTCACGGTGGAGGACTTGACCTAATCTTTCCACATCACGAAAATGAAATAGCCCAATCTGAGAGCTACACCGGAAAACCTTTCGTCCGTTACTGGATTCACAACGGCTTCGTAATGGTCAACAAGGAGAAGATGAGCAAGTCCCTCGGAAACTTCTTTACAGTAAAGGAAATCCTTGAAAAGTTCTCCCCGGACGTCCTAAGGCTCTTTTTACTTTCAACCCACTATAGAAGCCCGATAGACTTCTCAACAGAAAGGCTTGAAGAGGCAGAAAGGAGCTTAAAGAGGCTACTAAACTTCCTTGACTCCAAGGAGGTAATACGTTCCTTACCCGAAAAGGGCGAAGAAGAAGACGTTATTGACGTTGAAAGCTACAGGAAAAAGTTTGAAGAGGCTATGGACGACGACTTTAACACTGCAAAGGCTTTCGGTGTTCTCTTTGAACTTGTAAAAGAGGCAAATCAGCTTAAGGACAGATACCTTAGGGAAGGCAGGATACCAAAAGCGACAAAAACCTCCCTCGTTGAAGCAGTAGAGCTTGTTGAAAACATGCTTAAGCTCTTGGGACTAAAGCTTGAAAGGGAGAAGGAAGAGGGAATTGAAGATGAGCTGATAAAGCTTTTAATAGAGGTAAGGGGAGAGCTCCGAAAGCGCAAAATCTTTGACCTTGCAGACAGGATAAGGGACAGATTGAAAGAGCTGGGAATAACCTTAGAGGACCTCCCAACGGGAACTGTTTACAAGAAAGGCTAA
- a CDS encoding TIGR01212 family radical SAM protein (This family includes YhcC from E. coli K-12, an uncharacterized radical SAM protein.), producing the protein MERYYSFSRYLKEIFGERVYRVTVDAGFTCPNRDGTKGRGGCIYCFSGSGYDEQKRQMSIEKQIATGIERVRRRYGADKFLVYFQAYTNTYASPDTLRGIYDRIKKFPEVVGLIVGTRPDCVPDETLELINSYTDDYLVWIEYGLESSHFKSLRWMNRGHGVSDFIDAVLRTRRFPKINICAHVILGLPTEDREDMLETADFLSSLGIDGVKIHPLHVMRGTELEKIYREKPFKLLTEEEYADLVVDFIERLPKRMVIQRITGESPSEVLVAPSWCSHREKHRVINLIRKRFEERETRQGAKCRFYREKTART; encoded by the coding sequence ATGGAGAGGTACTACTCCTTTTCCCGTTACCTTAAGGAGATCTTTGGTGAGAGAGTCTACCGGGTAACGGTAGACGCCGGCTTTACCTGTCCAAATAGGGATGGAACGAAAGGAAGAGGGGGCTGTATCTACTGCTTTTCCGGCTCTGGCTACGACGAGCAGAAAAGGCAAATGAGCATTGAGAAGCAGATAGCTACCGGAATAGAGAGGGTCAGGAGGCGTTACGGGGCAGATAAGTTCTTAGTCTACTTTCAGGCCTACACCAATACTTACGCATCTCCGGATACCCTTAGAGGAATCTACGACAGGATAAAGAAGTTCCCCGAAGTTGTAGGCCTGATAGTCGGCACTCGTCCCGACTGCGTTCCTGACGAAACCTTAGAGCTCATAAACTCTTACACCGATGACTACTTGGTCTGGATAGAGTACGGCCTTGAGAGCTCCCACTTTAAATCTTTAAGGTGGATGAATCGGGGACACGGCGTTTCAGACTTTATAGACGCAGTCCTTAGGACGAGGAGGTTTCCAAAGATAAACATCTGTGCCCACGTTATTCTGGGGCTTCCGACAGAAGACAGGGAGGACATGTTAGAGACGGCAGACTTTCTTTCCTCCCTCGGTATAGACGGCGTGAAGATACACCCCCTTCACGTAATGAGGGGAACAGAGCTTGAGAAGATTTACAGGGAAAAGCCTTTTAAACTCCTTACAGAGGAAGAGTATGCCGACTTGGTGGTTGACTTTATAGAGAGGTTACCTAAAAGAATGGTAATTCAGAGAATAACGGGGGAATCCCCCTCAGAAGTCTTAGTTGCCCCCTCTTGGTGTAGCCACAGGGAAAAGCACAGGGTAATCAACCTTATAAGGAAAAGATTTGAAGAGAGGGAGACCCGGCAGGGAGCGAAGTGTCGCTTCTACCGGGAAAAGACTGCCAGAACGTAA
- a CDS encoding CDP-alcohol phosphatidyltransferase family protein, with amino-acid sequence MLSSSQIKLKAQELLKPLAEAVSSTGISPNAVTVAGFFFSLISGFSIATGNLNLGTAFFILSGICDMMDGIIARVTGKTSPFGAFLDSFLDRYSDFFPLSGLVVFGFEEDNLPIVLLSLFSMVGAFATSYARARAESLGADCKSGLVERPERFFILLFALISGLFVEVLSVLAVLSNLTAFQRLLCAAEKLRK; translated from the coding sequence ATGTTAAGCTCTTCACAGATAAAGCTAAAAGCTCAGGAGCTCCTAAAACCTCTGGCTGAGGCCGTCAGCTCTACCGGAATTTCACCAAACGCCGTTACAGTTGCAGGTTTCTTCTTCTCACTAATCTCTGGTTTCTCCATAGCAACGGGAAACCTTAACTTAGGAACTGCCTTCTTTATACTCTCTGGCATCTGCGATATGATGGACGGAATAATCGCAAGGGTTACTGGAAAAACGTCCCCCTTTGGAGCTTTCCTTGACTCTTTTCTGGACAGGTATTCAGACTTTTTCCCTCTAAGTGGCCTCGTTGTTTTCGGATTTGAAGAGGATAACCTTCCCATCGTCCTGCTTTCCCTTTTCTCTATGGTAGGGGCTTTTGCCACAAGCTACGCAAGGGCAAGGGCAGAGTCCCTCGGAGCAGACTGTAAGTCCGGCCTTGTAGAAAGGCCTGAAAGGTTCTTCATCCTCCTCTTTGCGCTTATTTCTGGCCTTTTCGTAGAAGTTCTGTCAGTCCTTGCCGTTCTATCAAACCTTACGGCCTTCCAGAGACTACTCTGTGCAGCGGAGAAGCTTAGAAAGTGA
- the mltG gene encoding endolytic transglycosylase MltG: MKRFFVVSLSVLLLISLISLFAISYVDRALFSKKPVSLSLRVERGTSVKALLKELKERNVVDNPLLAYIYLRLKELKIKEGCYDLRGNLSTVEVLKELSKGRPCLKKVTIPEGSDIFDLDRILSKEGFCKSGEVLSLSEDKGFLSELQIPHLEGYVYPDTYFVNEKASCKDVIRTAVSHFKRVTGKLFSEYTPPRLVKKALGEVTEEKLLVVASIVERETNVKEEKPIIAGVIYNRLIRGMKLQCDPTVYYAYKKAGIKKKKLHRGDTSFPSPYNTYYVKGLPPTPICNPGIDSIKAAMYPEETRYLYFVAAEKGHIFSTSYNQHLKNIRKLYRDGKKVRN; this comes from the coding sequence GTGAAGAGGTTCTTTGTAGTCTCCCTCTCTGTTTTGCTCTTAATCTCGTTAATCTCACTCTTTGCAATTTCTTACGTGGATAGAGCTCTCTTTTCCAAAAAACCCGTATCCTTATCCCTGCGTGTAGAGAGGGGAACTTCCGTAAAGGCTCTCCTCAAGGAGCTCAAAGAAAGAAATGTTGTAGATAATCCCCTCTTAGCCTACATCTACCTTAGGCTGAAGGAGCTAAAAATAAAGGAAGGTTGTTATGACCTAAGGGGAAATCTATCCACAGTAGAGGTGCTTAAAGAACTCTCTAAGGGAAGGCCGTGCTTAAAGAAGGTTACAATTCCCGAAGGTTCAGACATCTTTGACTTAGACAGAATACTATCCAAGGAAGGCTTCTGTAAAAGTGGGGAAGTTTTAAGCCTTTCAGAGGATAAGGGTTTCCTTTCGGAGCTCCAAATCCCCCACTTAGAAGGCTACGTTTACCCAGACACCTACTTTGTTAACGAGAAGGCCTCCTGCAAGGACGTCATAAGAACGGCCGTCTCCCACTTTAAAAGAGTTACCGGTAAACTCTTTTCCGAGTACACACCTCCGAGGCTTGTAAAAAAGGCCTTAGGGGAAGTTACAGAGGAAAAGCTCTTAGTAGTTGCGTCTATTGTGGAAAGGGAGACAAACGTCAAGGAAGAAAAACCCATCATTGCCGGCGTGATATACAACAGGCTTATAAGGGGAATGAAGCTCCAGTGTGACCCGACAGTCTACTACGCCTACAAAAAGGCAGGAATCAAGAAGAAAAAACTCCACAGGGGGGATACATCATTCCCTTCTCCCTACAACACCTACTACGTTAAGGGACTTCCTCCTACGCCAATCTGTAACCCCGGAATTGACTCTATAAAGGCAGCAATGTACCCAGAAGAGACCCGTTACCTCTACTTTGTAGCAGCCGAAAAGGGACATATCTTTTCCACAAGTTATAATCAACACTTAAAAAACATTCGGAAACTCTATAGAGATGGCAAAAAGGTTCGTAATTGA